One Nitrospinota bacterium DNA window includes the following coding sequences:
- a CDS encoding helix-turn-helix transcriptional regulator codes for MRRPVKDECEVLYVNRKTVRDIGARMPSHEVVSVMAETFGLLADPTRLRIVQALSRGELCVCDLAAMLGAGRTSVSNHLRLLRSMRLVRHRRDGKLAYYSLSDSHIAALLKECLEHVIEL; via the coding sequence ATGCGAAGGCCAGTAAAAGACGAATGTGAAGTCCTGTATGTAAACAGGAAGACGGTGCGGGATATCGGGGCCAGAATGCCTTCCCATGAAGTTGTTTCGGTTATGGCCGAAACATTCGGCCTGCTGGCCGATCCCACCAGGTTGAGGATAGTCCAGGCATTGTCCCGCGGGGAATTGTGCGTTTGCGACCTGGCCGCCATGCTCGGGGCGGGGCGCACGTCGGTCTCCAATCATCTGCGCCTTCTGCGAAGCATGCGGCTTGTGAGGCACCGCCGGGATGGAAAGCTGGCGTATTATTCGCTGTCAGACTCGCATATAGCGGCGCTTTTGAAAGAGTGCCTTGAACATGTGATCGAGCTTTGA
- a CDS encoding cupredoxin domain-containing protein: MEFMSFTHLLALGAIAGFTIFLGLPVAALTTRPRMQALLNSLSVGVLIFLLIEIASKSLEMVEETAKSDLSGDGLSESLILGAILAAGFSSGLLGLTLFEERFIGLAKESDPEVKSKRLSLMIATGIGLHNFGEGLAIGQEYASGAISLAFILIAGFALHNATEGFGIAAPLRLMKVDWKFLALVGFIGGTPTFIGTIAGSVFTSPRLELLFLTLASGSILYIIGELIHLGKLQGQHRTAMIGILAGFFLAYGSELIIEVGISVAANRQEASKTIEVETSEFKFNPQTLRVTEGEVVRFKVTNNGKMPHEFELRALGVEALIPQGKSVTLTVRPLKAGVYNLVCDIPGHMEAGMQGELIVKPR; this comes from the coding sequence TTGGAATTCATGAGTTTCACGCATTTGTTGGCGCTTGGAGCCATAGCCGGTTTTACGATCTTTCTCGGACTTCCCGTGGCGGCCCTGACCACCCGGCCAAGGATGCAGGCGTTGCTTAATTCTCTGTCAGTGGGGGTGCTTATCTTCCTGCTCATCGAGATAGCCTCAAAATCACTTGAGATGGTCGAAGAGACGGCAAAGTCGGATTTATCGGGAGATGGACTGTCCGAATCGTTGATCCTGGGGGCGATCCTCGCCGCCGGCTTTTCATCTGGTCTATTGGGCCTGACGTTGTTCGAGGAGCGATTTATCGGCCTGGCGAAAGAATCCGATCCGGAGGTGAAATCAAAACGCCTCTCATTAATGATCGCAACCGGCATCGGGCTGCATAACTTCGGTGAAGGTCTTGCGATCGGACAGGAATACGCCTCCGGGGCGATTTCTCTGGCCTTTATTCTAATAGCAGGTTTTGCGCTTCACAATGCCACAGAGGGCTTTGGAATCGCCGCCCCGCTGCGGCTGATGAAGGTGGATTGGAAGTTTCTGGCGCTCGTGGGCTTTATTGGAGGAACTCCAACCTTTATCGGCACTATTGCCGGGTCGGTATTTACATCCCCACGGCTTGAATTGCTTTTTCTGACGCTGGCTTCCGGCTCCATTCTCTATATTATAGGCGAACTGATTCACCTGGGAAAACTTCAGGGGCAACACAGAACAGCCATGATCGGGATACTGGCCGGTTTCTTCCTGGCATACGGTTCGGAGCTTATTATCGAGGTCGGGATATCGGTTGCGGCAAACCGCCAGGAGGCGTCGAAAACCATTGAGGTGGAAACGTCGGAATTTAAATTTAACCCGCAAACGCTCAGGGTCACCGAAGGTGAAGTTGTCAGATTCAAAGTCACAAACAACGGAAAAATGCCCCACGAGTTTGAACTAAGAGCGCTAGGGGTGGAAGCGCTCATCCCCCAGGGCAAAAGCGTCACCCTCACTGTCCGGCCACTCAAGGCAGGGGTTTACAATCTCGTCTGCGACATTCCGGGCCATATGGAGGCCGGCATGCAGGGCGAACTCATCGTCAAACCTCGATAA